A single genomic interval of Nocardioides nitrophenolicus harbors:
- a CDS encoding dihydrofolate reductase family protein: MAVRVDLNISLDGFATTTDQTPENPFGDDWPRLTGAYVATRTFRERVLHDTSGAGTTGVDDAYAQAYFAELGAEIMGAGMFGLHDFPDDPDWRGWWGDEPPFRIPVFVLTHGAPRPPIEMAGGTTFHFLSATPREALHRALEVADGKDVRVGGGASVVRDFLAAGLVDQLHVAIAPILLGRGIRLWDDLRGLESGYDVVTETAESGTVHVTFRR; the protein is encoded by the coding sequence ATGGCAGTCAGGGTCGACCTCAACATCTCGCTCGACGGCTTCGCGACCACGACCGACCAGACGCCCGAGAACCCGTTCGGCGACGACTGGCCGCGACTGACCGGCGCCTATGTCGCCACCCGGACCTTCCGCGAGCGGGTGCTCCACGACACGTCCGGCGCGGGCACCACCGGCGTCGACGACGCCTACGCACAGGCCTACTTCGCCGAGCTCGGTGCCGAGATCATGGGCGCCGGCATGTTCGGGCTGCACGACTTCCCCGACGACCCCGACTGGCGCGGCTGGTGGGGCGACGAGCCGCCGTTCCGGATCCCCGTCTTCGTGCTGACCCATGGTGCCCCGCGCCCGCCCATCGAGATGGCCGGCGGCACCACCTTCCACTTCCTCTCCGCGACCCCTCGCGAGGCGCTCCACCGCGCGCTCGAGGTCGCCGACGGCAAGGACGTCCGGGTCGGTGGTGGGGCGAGCGTGGTCCGCGACTTCCTCGCGGCCGGGCTGGTCGACCAGCTCCACGTCGCGATCGCGCCGATCCTGCTGGGGCGCGGGATCCGGCTCTGGGACGACCTGCGTGGGCTCGAGTCGGGCTATGACGTCGTCACCGAGACCGCCGAGAGCGGCACGGTCCACGTCACCTTCCGCCGGTAG
- a CDS encoding EamA family transporter: MNRQARLGMVVTALAIVYVVWGSTYLGIRVVVEEMPPLTSMGARFVAAGLLLSVVLRLRGVRLGVSRAQLLGAATLGLLLPLLGNGLVAVGESKGAPSGVAALLVAAVPLWVVAYRVGSGDRPRGWSVLGVLLGFAGLAWLVLGGRDQGDVPIVGAAFVLAASGFWAFGSWVQPRLTLPENPFVVAVHEMWTGGVMMVALGLVLGESPTPLAYDARAWLAWAYLVVIGSMVAFTAYVWLLSNAPISLVATYAYVNPVVAVLLGWAILDEPVTRAVLVGGLVIVAAVAVVITVERPRRTVEDPALEPASPA, from the coding sequence ATGAACAGACAGGCTCGGCTCGGCATGGTCGTGACGGCGCTCGCGATCGTGTACGTCGTCTGGGGCTCCACCTATCTCGGCATCCGCGTGGTGGTCGAGGAGATGCCGCCGCTGACGAGCATGGGCGCCCGGTTCGTGGCGGCCGGCCTGCTGCTCAGCGTGGTGCTGCGGCTGCGGGGCGTGCGACTGGGCGTCAGTCGCGCCCAGCTGCTGGGCGCGGCCACCCTCGGGCTGCTGCTGCCGCTGCTCGGCAACGGCCTGGTGGCGGTCGGGGAGAGCAAGGGCGCGCCGAGCGGGGTGGCGGCGCTGCTGGTCGCGGCCGTGCCACTGTGGGTCGTCGCCTACCGGGTCGGCAGCGGCGACCGGCCGCGCGGCTGGTCGGTGCTGGGCGTGCTGCTGGGCTTCGCCGGCCTCGCCTGGCTGGTGCTCGGCGGCCGCGACCAGGGCGACGTGCCGATCGTGGGGGCGGCGTTCGTGCTCGCGGCGAGCGGTTTCTGGGCGTTCGGCTCCTGGGTGCAGCCGCGCCTCACCCTGCCGGAGAACCCGTTCGTGGTCGCCGTCCACGAGATGTGGACGGGCGGCGTGATGATGGTGGCGCTAGGGCTGGTGCTGGGGGAGTCGCCCACGCCGCTCGCGTACGACGCGCGGGCCTGGCTGGCCTGGGCCTATCTCGTCGTGATCGGGTCGATGGTGGCCTTCACGGCGTACGTCTGGCTGCTCTCGAACGCGCCGATCAGCCTCGTCGCGACCTACGCCTACGTCAACCCGGTCGTCGCGGTACTCCTCGGCTGGGCGATCCTCGACGAGCCGGTCACCCGGGCCGTCCTCGTCGGCGGCCTGGTGATCGTGGCCGCCGTCGCCGTCGTGATCACCGTCGAGCGCCCACGGCGCACGGTCGAGGACCCGGCGCTGGAACCGGCCTCACCGGCGTGA
- a CDS encoding DUF5994 family protein, translating into MSAPEFRYPHRHPDALGLLRLRLTDGHDPSLADGLWLPYGRDLAREGAHLVDEFPVERGRVDRLAYAPGDWEAGATAIFTRYGRVKAGSLPEERGRGLVLLRLHTCEVLRIRIAWPGSGRAPG; encoded by the coding sequence GTGAGTGCGCCCGAGTTCCGGTACCCGCACAGGCATCCCGACGCGCTCGGCCTGCTGCGGCTGAGGCTGACCGACGGGCACGATCCGTCGCTCGCCGACGGTCTCTGGCTGCCGTACGGTCGCGACCTGGCCCGGGAGGGGGCGCACCTGGTCGACGAGTTCCCAGTCGAACGGGGCCGGGTCGACCGCCTGGCCTATGCGCCCGGCGACTGGGAGGCCGGTGCGACCGCGATCTTCACCCGGTACGGCCGGGTCAAGGCCGGCTCCCTGCCCGAGGAGCGCGGGCGCGGCCTGGTGCTGCTCCGCCTGCACACCTGCGAGGTGCTGCGGATCCGCATCGCGTGGCCCGGCAGCGGGCGCGCACCCGGCTGA
- a CDS encoding ANTAR domain-containing protein, which yields MAGQSIPSHGSPRAGRFTHDVTTGTWKWDDEVFRIHGMEPGDLEPTTEYVLGCAAPEDRERIAEVLIRSTTTGEPFSVCYLLAAEDDVERRVVLVSEGGVCDPSTEVPVTQLDGYYVDLTDDFAQVASEEAREAVAASAEHRAAIEQAKGSLMLAYGLDADQAFAMLRWWSRSKNMKVRDLAEHLTQVASNGDLTDQPLRRTMDNLLYDGAAPGPESTP from the coding sequence GTGGCCGGACAGTCGATCCCGTCGCACGGGTCCCCGCGGGCCGGGCGGTTCACCCACGACGTCACCACGGGCACTTGGAAGTGGGACGACGAGGTGTTCCGAATCCACGGCATGGAGCCGGGCGACCTCGAGCCGACGACCGAGTACGTCCTGGGGTGTGCCGCGCCCGAGGACCGCGAGCGGATCGCCGAGGTCCTGATCCGCTCCACGACGACCGGCGAGCCGTTCAGCGTCTGCTACCTCCTGGCCGCCGAGGACGACGTCGAACGGCGCGTCGTCCTCGTGTCCGAGGGCGGCGTGTGCGACCCGAGCACCGAGGTCCCGGTGACCCAGCTGGACGGCTACTACGTCGACCTGACCGACGACTTCGCGCAGGTCGCGAGCGAGGAGGCCCGGGAGGCGGTCGCGGCGTCGGCGGAGCACCGGGCCGCGATCGAGCAGGCCAAGGGCAGCCTGATGCTGGCCTACGGGCTCGACGCCGACCAGGCGTTCGCGATGCTGCGCTGGTGGTCGCGCAGCAAGAACATGAAGGTCCGCGACCTCGCCGAGCACCTCACCCAGGTCGCCAGCAACGGCGACCTCACCGACCAGCCCCTGCGCCGCACGATGGACAACCTGCTCTACGACGGCGCCGCGCCGGGACCCGAGTCGACGCCCTAG
- a CDS encoding SCO6745 family protein, which produces MTHPPEKVRRLFELIEPIATVSFSADVDRAFREVGMRGFWDGYFAGRAAPLGLAPAAVVHAAFYNFADGEVARHLPWVWTRISPEDAIALRERASATALRDRLGAVAEDAGLRRVADLATRAALSAPTEGRVLYAGLRAIAVPEEPVARLWHATTLLREHRGDGHIAALVAHGIGGLEGHALLAASVGLTLENFGRTHHLPESELAAVAAGLRRRGLLDGAGAMTDAGRATKQRIEDLTDTLATAPYLALSAEELDELIAGLEPVFAAAHEQVPLDA; this is translated from the coding sequence ATGACCCATCCGCCGGAGAAGGTCCGACGCCTGTTCGAGCTGATCGAGCCGATCGCCACCGTCAGCTTCTCCGCTGACGTCGACCGCGCGTTCCGCGAGGTCGGGATGCGTGGCTTCTGGGACGGCTACTTCGCCGGGCGGGCGGCCCCGCTGGGCCTGGCGCCCGCCGCGGTCGTCCACGCCGCTTTCTACAACTTCGCCGACGGCGAGGTGGCCCGGCACCTCCCGTGGGTGTGGACGCGGATCAGCCCCGAGGACGCGATAGCGCTGCGGGAGCGCGCCAGCGCCACCGCGCTCCGGGACCGCCTCGGCGCCGTCGCCGAGGATGCGGGTCTGCGCCGGGTCGCCGATCTGGCCACCCGAGCAGCGCTCAGCGCGCCGACCGAGGGCCGCGTCCTGTACGCCGGCCTCCGGGCGATCGCCGTACCCGAGGAGCCGGTCGCCCGCCTGTGGCACGCGACCACCCTCCTGCGCGAGCATCGAGGGGACGGCCACATCGCCGCGCTGGTGGCCCACGGCATCGGCGGGCTGGAGGGGCACGCGCTGCTGGCGGCCTCCGTCGGCCTGACGCTGGAGAACTTCGGCCGCACCCACCATCTGCCGGAGTCCGAGCTGGCGGCGGTCGCCGCCGGCCTGCGTCGACGCGGGCTGCTGGACGGCGCCGGCGCGATGACCGACGCGGGCCGGGCGACCAAGCAGCGGATCGAGGACCTCACCGACACCCTCGCGACGGCGCCCTACCTGGCCCTGAGCGCCGAGGAGCTCGACGAGCTGATCGCCGGACTCGAGCCCGTCTTCGCCGCCGCCCACGAGCAGGTTCCGCTCGACGCCTAG
- the ychF gene encoding redox-regulated ATPase YchF, producing the protein MALTIGIVGLPNAGKSTLFNALTKNDVLAANYPFATIEPNVGVVGVPDPRLAKLAEIFGSERILPATVEFVDIAGIVRGASQGEGLGNKFLAHIRESAAICQVTRVFRDEDVTHVDGEVNPGNDISTIQTELILADLETVEKAVVRLEKEARKVKELVANLEAAKEAKEALEAGTPIIATSIDRSLLRELSLLTAKPFIYVFNCDADELSDDALKDKMRELVAPAEAIFLDAKFESELIELDDEEAAEFLAEAGVTEPGLEVLARVGFDTLGLQTYLTAGPKESRAWTIPKGATAPEAAGVIHTDFQKGFIKAEVVSFDDLVAAGSMTKAKEAGKVRMEGKDYVMADGDVVEFRFNV; encoded by the coding sequence GTGGCACTCACCATCGGCATCGTCGGTCTCCCCAACGCGGGCAAGTCGACGCTCTTCAACGCGCTGACCAAGAACGACGTCCTCGCGGCGAACTACCCGTTCGCCACCATCGAGCCCAATGTGGGCGTGGTGGGCGTGCCCGACCCGCGCCTTGCGAAGCTCGCCGAGATCTTCGGCTCCGAGCGGATCCTGCCCGCGACCGTCGAGTTCGTCGACATCGCCGGCATCGTCCGCGGCGCCTCGCAGGGTGAGGGCCTCGGCAACAAGTTCCTCGCCCACATTCGCGAGTCCGCCGCCATCTGCCAGGTCACCCGGGTCTTCCGCGACGAGGACGTCACCCACGTCGACGGCGAGGTCAACCCCGGCAACGACATCTCCACCATCCAGACCGAGCTGATCCTCGCCGACCTCGAGACGGTCGAGAAGGCCGTCGTACGGCTGGAGAAGGAGGCGCGCAAGGTCAAGGAGCTCGTCGCCAACCTCGAAGCCGCCAAGGAGGCCAAGGAGGCCCTCGAGGCCGGTACGCCGATCATCGCCACCTCGATCGACCGCTCGCTGCTGCGCGAGCTCTCGCTGCTCACCGCCAAGCCGTTCATCTACGTCTTCAACTGCGACGCCGACGAGCTCTCCGACGACGCGCTCAAGGACAAGATGCGCGAGCTGGTCGCCCCCGCCGAGGCGATCTTCCTCGACGCCAAGTTCGAGTCCGAGCTGATCGAGCTCGACGACGAGGAGGCCGCCGAGTTCCTCGCCGAGGCTGGTGTCACCGAGCCCGGGCTGGAGGTGCTGGCCCGCGTCGGCTTCGACACCCTCGGCCTGCAGACCTACCTCACCGCCGGCCCCAAGGAGTCGCGCGCCTGGACCATCCCCAAGGGCGCCACCGCCCCCGAGGCCGCCGGTGTCATCCACACCGACTTCCAGAAGGGCTTCATCAAGGCCGAGGTCGTCTCGTTCGACGACCTGGTCGCCGCCGGGTCGATGACCAAGGCGAAGGAGGCCGGGAAGGTGCGGATGGAGGGCAAGGACTACGTCATGGCGGATGGTGACGTGGTGGAGTTCCGCTTCAACGTCTGA
- a CDS encoding M57 family metalloprotease, translating to MPTFKQFEASTYVDVDGAYVVNGDEAISNRADLRSFYDTMVASKKTKDNGLVVNTVNGADDRWSATQVANLTYCVSTKFGTRHDDIVAAMSAGAGLWEAASSRINFVYVPAQDRSCTTRNNAVLFSVEPVSTTQYIARAFFPSTPKRQRNVLVDDSIWTSGTWEPGDILGHELGHTLGFRHEHTRPEAGTCFEDNNWRPLTPYDSSSIMHYPQCNGGSADLEFQASDAAGARALYGS from the coding sequence GTGCCGACGTTCAAGCAGTTCGAGGCCTCGACGTACGTCGACGTCGACGGCGCCTATGTCGTCAACGGCGACGAGGCGATCAGCAACCGCGCCGACCTGCGCTCCTTCTACGACACCATGGTCGCGTCCAAGAAGACCAAGGACAACGGCCTGGTCGTCAACACCGTCAACGGCGCCGACGACCGGTGGAGCGCCACCCAGGTCGCCAACCTGACCTACTGCGTGAGTACCAAGTTCGGCACCCGCCACGACGACATCGTCGCCGCGATGAGCGCCGGCGCCGGGCTCTGGGAGGCCGCGTCGTCGAGGATCAACTTCGTCTACGTCCCGGCGCAGGACCGCAGCTGCACGACGCGCAACAACGCGGTGCTCTTCTCCGTCGAGCCGGTCTCGACGACCCAGTACATCGCGCGGGCCTTCTTCCCCAGCACCCCGAAGCGACAGCGCAACGTCCTCGTCGACGACTCGATCTGGACCTCCGGCACCTGGGAGCCCGGCGACATCCTGGGCCACGAGCTCGGCCACACCCTCGGCTTCCGCCACGAGCACACCCGGCCCGAGGCCGGCACCTGCTTCGAGGACAACAACTGGCGGCCGCTGACGCCGTACGACTCCTCCTCGATCATGCACTACCCCCAGTGCAACGGCGGCTCGGCCGACCTGGAGTTCCAGGCCTCCGACGCGGCCGGCGCGCGGGCGCTCTACGGCTCCTGA
- a CDS encoding RibD family protein: protein MGQRPYVVLSCCVSLDGYLDAGGAERLLLSNDADFDRVDGVRAGCDAILVGATTVRNDDPRLLIRSERRRRERMAAGLPAAPVKVTLTGGGDLDPGARFFTAGDGDKLVYCPDPTVAGLESRVGAHAKVLGLGPEVRMADLVADLATRGIRRLMVEGGGTVHTQFLTAGLADELQLVVAPFFVGDSRARRFVGDGTFPWHPGNRAELVETRAIGDVALLRYALSGRCPPAAG, encoded by the coding sequence ATGGGTCAGCGGCCGTACGTCGTCCTGAGCTGCTGCGTCTCCCTCGACGGCTATCTCGACGCCGGCGGCGCGGAGCGGCTGCTGCTCTCGAACGACGCCGACTTCGACCGCGTCGACGGGGTGCGGGCGGGCTGCGACGCGATCCTGGTGGGCGCGACGACGGTGCGCAATGACGACCCACGGCTGCTGATCCGCTCCGAGCGGCGCCGCCGGGAGCGGATGGCCGCCGGCCTGCCGGCGGCGCCGGTCAAGGTGACCCTGACCGGCGGTGGTGACCTCGACCCGGGCGCCCGGTTCTTCACCGCCGGCGACGGCGACAAGCTCGTCTACTGTCCCGACCCGACCGTCGCCGGCCTGGAGAGCCGGGTCGGCGCCCACGCCAAGGTGCTCGGGCTCGGCCCGGAGGTCCGGATGGCCGACCTGGTGGCCGACCTGGCCACCCGTGGGATCCGCCGGCTGATGGTCGAGGGCGGCGGAACCGTCCACACCCAGTTCCTGACCGCGGGGCTGGCCGACGAGCTGCAGCTCGTCGTCGCGCCCTTCTTCGTCGGGGACTCCCGCGCCCGTCGCTTCGTCGGCGACGGCACCTTTCCGTGGCATCCGGGCAACCGGGCCGAGCTGGTGGAGACCCGCGCGATCGGGGACGTGGCGCTGCTGCGCTACGCGCTGTCGGGGCGCTGCCCGCCGGCGGCCGGCTGA
- a CDS encoding lysylphosphatidylglycerol synthase transmembrane domain-containing protein, whose amino-acid sequence MGGHGRAGGRRAEPDRAGRRTHGGGKELTIDRRALAARIRLVAAVAILVVLAARLGARPFLDGLAHTDPRGLAVALVVTAATTACCARRWSLLTTGLGVPVPFRDAYRSCYRAQLVNATLPGGVLGDLHRGYRRGRQAGALGRGLRSVVWDRASGQVVQAGLVVAVVPLLPGAVRGWVLGVLGVLVALGVLALATAAPLRREAAAALDGVWPEVLLLSALAAGGHVLVFLVAARTVGVEVGTGPLVALALLVLLASAIPASVAGWGPREGAAAWVFGATGLGAASGVEVAVVYGVMSLVATLPGLLTLEGGPAWVSGRTSS is encoded by the coding sequence CTGGGCGGACACGGCCGCGCTGGTGGCCGGCGTGCTGAACCGGACCGGGCCGGCCGTCGTACGCACGGGGGAGGGAAGGAGCTGACCATCGACAGGAGAGCGCTCGCCGCGCGGATCCGGCTGGTCGCCGCGGTCGCGATCCTGGTCGTGCTCGCGGCCCGACTGGGCGCGCGGCCCTTCCTCGACGGCCTGGCCCACACCGACCCGCGCGGCCTGGCGGTCGCGCTCGTCGTCACGGCCGCGACCACGGCCTGCTGCGCCCGGCGCTGGAGCCTGCTGACGACCGGGCTCGGCGTGCCGGTCCCGTTCCGCGACGCCTACCGCAGCTGCTATCGCGCCCAGCTGGTCAACGCGACCCTGCCCGGCGGGGTGCTGGGGGACCTGCACCGCGGCTACCGGCGCGGACGGCAGGCGGGTGCGCTCGGGCGCGGCCTGCGCTCGGTGGTGTGGGACCGGGCCAGCGGCCAGGTGGTGCAGGCCGGACTGGTGGTGGCCGTCGTACCGCTGCTGCCGGGGGCGGTGCGGGGCTGGGTGCTCGGCGTGCTGGGCGTGCTGGTCGCCCTCGGGGTGCTCGCGCTGGCCACCGCGGCGCCGCTGCGGCGGGAGGCCGCGGCCGCGCTCGACGGAGTGTGGCCCGAGGTGCTGCTGCTCTCCGCGCTCGCCGCCGGAGGCCACGTCCTGGTCTTCCTCGTCGCGGCCCGCACCGTGGGCGTCGAGGTGGGCACCGGCCCGCTGGTCGCGCTCGCGCTCCTGGTCCTGCTCGCCTCGGCGATCCCGGCCAGCGTCGCCGGCTGGGGGCCGCGGGAGGGCGCCGCCGCGTGGGTGTTCGGAGCGACCGGACTCGGCGCGGCCTCCGGGGTCGAGGTCGCCGTCGTGTACGGCGTGATGTCGCTCGTCGCGACCCTGCCCGGGCTGCTGACGCTGGAGGGAGGTCCGGCATGGGTCAGCGGCCGTACGTCGTCCTGA